The following proteins are encoded in a genomic region of Arachis ipaensis cultivar K30076 chromosome B02, Araip1.1, whole genome shotgun sequence:
- the LOC107627036 gene encoding uncharacterized protein LOC107627036, translating into MSSYDDHEKNLRLSTLPTVRAGSRQWRQRCTSTFPLFPWNNCFHHHHSKVKSPPSIQYGTKGGLHNGSSTDDQEGLSLKHIVFGIAGSSQLWTRRKEYVRLWWPPNDMRGHVWLDEQVLQQHGDDLLPPTMISEDISYFHYTNPTGHPSGLRISRIVKESFDLGLLNVRWFVLCDDDTIFNVDNLVDVLSKYDSSEMIYIGSPSESHSTNSYFSHSMAFGGGRIAVSYPLAKELSEILDECIERYPKLYGSDDRLHACITELGIPLTWEHGFHQWDIRGDARGLLSSHPIAPFVSIHHVEAVNPFYPGLSSLDSLKLFIKAMRADPRSFLQRSIRYNDSRHLTFSVSLGYGVQVLPNIVSPCELERSERTYSAGNGISQRNEFDFDARDPSRSICKKPVLFFLKDARKEGNVALGSYVRSGDKDDFKRRILCFPRIPPLRNVQEIQVVVHPLSKNWHVVPRRLCCRKTKSSKELLQISIGQCGKGA; encoded by the exons ATGTCATCCTATGATGACCATGAGAAGAATTTGCGCCTCTCTACCTTGCCTACTGTTAGAGCTGGAAGTCGTCAATGGCGCCAAAGATGCACTAGTACTTTCCCGCTATTTCCCTGGAATAACTGCTTTCATCATCACCATTCAAAAGTAAAATCTCCACCTTCTATACAATATGGAACCAAGGGAGGTCTTCACAATGGTAGCAGTACTGATGACCAGGAAGGCTTGTCACTTAAACATATTGTGTTTGGCATAGCAGGATCTTCTCAACTTTGGACACGACGAAAAGAATATGTTAGACTATGGTGGCCTCCCAATGACATGCGTGGGCATGTTTGGCTAGATGAACAAGTACTTCAACAACATGGAGATGATTTATTGCCCCCAACCATGATTTCTGAAGACATCTCATACTTTCACTACACTAATCCCACTGGTCACCCTTCTGGTCTTCGGATTTCTCGCATTGTCAAAGAGAGCTTTGACCTTGGCCTCTTAAATGTGCGCTGGTTTGTCCTCTGTGATGACGATACCATCTTCAATGTGGATAACCTTGTGGATGTTCTCAGCAAGTATGATTCCTCTGAAATGATTTATATAGGTAGCCCCTCGGAGAGCCATTCAACAAATTCGTACTTTAGTCACTCAATGGCCTTTGGTGGTGGCAGAATTGCAGTAAGTTATCCTCTTGCAAAGGAACTTTCTGAGATTCTTGATGAATGCATAGAGAGGTATCCCAAACTCTATGGTAGTGATGATCGCTTACATGCCTGCATTACTGAGCTTGGAATTCCGTTGACATGGGAGCATGGTTTTCACCAG TGGGACATAAGAGGTGATGCCCGTGGTCTGCTCTCCTCTCACCCGATAGCACCATTTGTGtctattcatcatgttgaagctGTAAATCCGTTTTACCCTGGCTTGAGCTCTTTGGATAGCCTAAAACTTTTTATAAAGGCCATGAGAGCAGATCCCAGAAGCTTCTTGCAGCGTTCAATACGTTACAACGATTCTCGGCATCTAACATTCTCAGTTTCACTCGGTTATGGAGTTCAAGTCCTTCCTAACATTGTATCTCCCTGTGAGCTGGAGCGCTCGGAACGAACTTACTCTGCTGGGAATGGCATTAGTCAAAGGAATGAATTTGACTTTGATGCTAGGGACCCATCCAGATCCATTTGTAAAAAACCAGTTCTCTTCTTTCTCAAAGATGCTAGAAAAGAAGGTAATGTTGCTTTGGGCTCATATGTTCGGAGTGGTGATAAAGACGATTTCAAAAGAAGAATTTTGTGCTTTCCTCGCATCCCACCTTTGCGCAATGTGCAAGAGATCCAGGTAGTGGTGCATCCTTTGAGCAAGAATTGGCATGTG GTTCCACGTCGACTCTGTTGCAGGAAAACCAAATCAAGCAAAGAACTCCTCCAAATCTCAATTGGGCAGTGTGGGAAGGGAGCTTGA